Proteins encoded in a region of the Candidatus Providencia siddallii genome:
- the rnhA gene encoding ribonuclease HI: MIKNVEIFTDGSCLGNPGPGGYGIIFRYKNYEKQLSDGFFLTTNNRMELLAVIIALEFLKGTCNVILTTDSQYVRKGITEWIHVWKTTYWFKINKKPVLNVDLWKRLDIVVKMHKIKWCWVKGHSFYLENEKCDYIARLAAMSPTKEDKGYFSKKWIFCYLSFFI; this comes from the coding sequence ATGATAAAAAATGTAGAAATTTTTACAGATGGATCTTGTTTAGGAAATCCTGGACCTGGTGGATATGGTATTATTTTTCGTTATAAAAATTATGAAAAACAGTTAAGTGATGGTTTTTTTTTAACTACAAATAATCGTATGGAATTATTGGCGGTAATAATTGCACTTGAATTTTTAAAAGGAACATGTAATGTAATTTTAACTACAGATAGTCAATATGTTCGTAAAGGTATTACAGAATGGATACATGTTTGGAAAACTACATATTGGTTTAAAATTAATAAAAAACCTGTATTAAATGTAGATTTATGGAAAAGGCTTGATATAGTTGTTAAAATGCATAAAATCAAATGGTGTTGGGTAAAAGGACATTCTTTTTATTTGGAAAATGAGAAGTGTGATTATATTGCTCGTTTGGCTGCAATGTCTCCAACTAAGGAAGATAAAGGATATTTTTCAAAAAAATGAATCTTTTGTTATTTAAGTTTTTTTATATAA
- the panC gene encoding pantoate--beta-alanine ligase, which produces MFFVKTENTLRNKINILKKNKKQIGFIPTMGNLHNGHLMLIKKAKQIADIIIVSIYVNPMQFDCKNDFKNYPRTLKNDYLKLKKNNVDLVFSPTNLFSKYNSLKYQTFVEVPKFSSIAEGINRHLHFRGVSTVLTKLFNLIKPNIALFGEKDYQQLQLVHKLVRDLSFDIKIISIPTVRLKNGLALSSRNNNLSKKELKIAPQLYNILKKAKIKLIHSKQTIESIKSEIKKDLLDSGFIPDSIFIRDALNLEKINNNSKKAIILIAVWLGKTRLIDNLKINLF; this is translated from the coding sequence ATGTTTTTTGTAAAAACAGAAAATACATTACGTAATAAAATTAATATTTTAAAAAAAAATAAAAAACAAATTGGATTTATTCCAACTATGGGAAATTTACATAATGGACACTTAATGTTAATAAAAAAAGCAAAACAAATAGCTGATATCATAATTGTAAGTATTTATGTTAATCCAATGCAATTTGATTGCAAAAATGATTTTAAAAATTACCCACGAACACTTAAAAATGATTATTTAAAACTTAAAAAAAATAACGTTGATTTAGTTTTTTCACCAACTAATCTTTTTTCAAAATACAATTCACTTAAATATCAAACATTTGTTGAAGTACCAAAATTTTCTTCAATCGCAGAAGGAATTAATAGACATTTGCACTTTAGAGGAGTTTCAACTGTTTTAACAAAATTATTTAATTTAATAAAACCAAATATTGCTTTATTCGGAGAAAAAGATTATCAACAATTACAATTAGTTCATAAATTAGTTCGTGATTTATCATTTGATATTAAAATAATTTCAATTCCAACTGTAAGATTAAAAAATGGATTAGCATTAAGTTCTAGGAATAATAATTTATCTAAAAAAGAACTTAAAATTGCACCTCAATTATATAATATTCTAAAAAAAGCAAAAATAAAATTAATTCACTCAAAACAAACAATAGAATCTATTAAAAGTGAAATAAAAAAAGATTTACTTGATTCAGGTTTTATTCCTGATAGTATATTTATTCGTGATGCATTAAATCTTGAAAAAATAAATAATAATAGTAAAAAAGCGATAATTTTAATAGCTGTTTGGTTAGGAAAAACAAGATTAATTGACAACTTAAAAATTAATTTATTCTAA
- the panB gene encoding 3-methyl-2-oxobutanoate hydroxymethyltransferase, whose translation MKSFFLSDLFSFKKNNHKFAAITAYDYSFSKLFSKQGINVMLVGDSLGMTIQGKSNTLSVTINQIAYHTRCVRKGAPNSFIIADMPFMSFSTLEKTYSNAATLIKSGANIIKIEGYAWLCETIRMLTERSVPVCGHIGLTPQAINLLSGYKIQGRDQKTADKLIKDSIELEKAGMKLLVLECVPSHLAKIITKKLSIPVIGIGAGSETDGQLIVMQDALGITNNPPKFTKNFLIQTGNLNDAISLYIQEVENGIYPDQKHSFI comes from the coding sequence ATGAAATCATTTTTTTTATCTGATCTTTTTTCTTTTAAGAAAAATAATCATAAATTTGCAGCTATAACAGCTTATGATTATAGCTTTTCTAAACTTTTTTCAAAACAAGGTATTAATGTAATGCTAGTTGGTGATTCATTGGGAATGACTATACAAGGTAAATCAAATACTTTATCTGTTACTATAAACCAAATTGCTTATCATACTCGTTGTGTTCGTAAAGGAGCTCCAAACTCTTTTATTATTGCAGATATGCCTTTTATGAGCTTTTCTACACTCGAAAAAACATATTCTAATGCAGCTACATTAATAAAATCAGGTGCAAATATAATAAAAATTGAAGGATATGCATGGTTATGTGAAACAATAAGAATGTTAACAGAACGCTCAGTTCCTGTTTGTGGACACATTGGGTTAACACCTCAAGCTATCAATTTATTAAGTGGGTATAAAATACAAGGACGTGATCAAAAAACTGCTGATAAATTAATAAAAGATTCAATTGAATTAGAAAAAGCAGGAATGAAATTACTTGTTCTTGAATGCGTACCAAGTCACTTAGCAAAAATAATTACAAAAAAATTATCAATCCCTGTAATTGGCATTGGAGCTGGAAGTGAAACCGATGGACAACTTATCGTAATGCAAGACGCATTAGGTATAACAAATAATCCTCCTAAATTTACCAAAAATTTTTTAATACAAACAGGTAATTTAAATGATGCAATAAGTTTATATATACAAGAAGTTGAAAACGGTATATACCCTGATCAAAAACATTCATTTATTTAA
- the folK gene encoding 2-amino-4-hydroxy-6-hydroxymethyldihydropteridine diphosphokinase yields the protein MKNIYISIGSNLGDPLKQTLQAITALNLLPSSSIIKTSSIYKTKPLGKIKQSDFLNMVILLESNLEPEILLDYIQKIEFNLGRIRKNDKWAPRTIDIDIMLLDNKIINTNRLTIPHYGLKTREFMLYPLNEINPTIKFPDGELLSKRLMYIPNNDLTIWNKSIKNI from the coding sequence ATGAAAAATATTTATATTTCTATTGGTAGTAATTTGGGTGATCCATTAAAACAAACTTTACAAGCTATTACAGCATTAAATTTATTACCTAGTAGCAGCATAATAAAAACATCATCTATTTATAAAACTAAACCATTAGGAAAAATAAAACAATCAGATTTTTTAAATATGGTTATATTACTTGAAAGTAATCTAGAACCAGAAATATTACTTGATTATATACAAAAAATTGAATTCAATTTAGGTCGTATACGTAAAAATGATAAATGGGCCCCAAGAACTATTGATATTGATATTATGTTACTAGATAATAAAATAATTAATACCAATAGATTAACAATACCACATTACGGGTTAAAAACACGAGAATTTATGTTATATCCACTTAATGAAATAAACCCTACTATAAAATTTCCTGACGGTGAATTATTATCAAAAAGACTTATGTATATTCCTAATAACGATTTAACAATTTGGAATAAATCAATTAAAAACATTTAA
- the dksA gene encoding RNA polymerase-binding protein DksA, which yields MKQNYKKLSTKFLSIEKVKPYNEKIGEKYMNESQLTHFKNILESWKNKLISEVNKTVIYMQDEASNFPDPVDRAVQEEEFNLELRNRDRERKLIKKIKKTLKKIEDHNFGYCESCKIEIGIRRLEARPTADLCIDCKTLAEIREKQIAG from the coding sequence ATGAAACAAAATTACAAAAAATTATCAACAAAATTTTTATCAATTGAAAAAGTAAAACCTTATAATGAAAAAATTGGTGAAAAATATATGAATGAGTCTCAATTAACACATTTTAAAAATATTCTCGAATCATGGAAAAATAAACTTATAAGTGAAGTAAATAAAACTGTTATTTATATGCAAGATGAAGCATCTAATTTTCCAGATCCAGTTGATAGAGCAGTTCAAGAAGAAGAATTTAATTTAGAATTAAGAAATAGAGATAGAGAACGAAAACTAATTAAAAAAATTAAAAAAACATTAAAAAAAATTGAAGATCATAATTTCGGTTACTGTGAATCTTGTAAAATAGAAATTGGTATAAGACGATTAGAAGCTAGACCAACAGCTGATTTATGTATTGATTGCAAAACGTTAGCTGAAATTCGCGAAAAACAAATAGCTGGTTAA
- the mtnN gene encoding 5'-methylthioadenosine/S-adenosylhomocysteine nucleosidase, protein MKEKKTKKIFLKKIKNIGIIGAMEQEISFLKTQIKKCNISIYFGYIFYTGKINDINIILIKSGIGKVAVSIATTLVIKKYNPDAIINIGSACSLNNKLQIGDIAVSKEVKYHDVDITLFGYKIGQMAQCPTSFKANKKLIKITMDSISLLKFNSIAGLICTGDSFINDKIIFNKIKKLFPKTIAIEMEAAAIGQVCYKFKIPFIIIRSISDIANEKSKKNFNDFLYFSAQQSSLVITNILNKFNTKYFWYIIKILIFKKKL, encoded by the coding sequence ATGAAAGAAAAAAAAACAAAAAAAATTTTTTTAAAAAAAATAAAGAATATTGGCATTATAGGAGCTATGGAACAAGAAATTAGTTTTCTTAAAACACAAATAAAAAAATGCAATATATCAATATATTTTGGATATATTTTTTATACGGGTAAAATTAATGATATTAACATAATTTTAATTAAATCAGGAATAGGAAAAGTAGCAGTTTCAATAGCTACTACTTTAGTAATAAAAAAATATAACCCCGACGCAATTATTAATATTGGTTCAGCATGTAGTTTAAACAACAAACTTCAAATTGGTGATATAGCAGTTTCTAAAGAAGTAAAATATCATGATGTAGATATTACATTATTTGGTTATAAAATAGGTCAAATGGCTCAATGTCCTACATCATTTAAAGCTAATAAAAAATTAATAAAAATTACAATGGATTCTATTTCTTTATTAAAATTTAATTCAATTGCCGGTTTAATATGTACAGGGGATTCATTTATAAATGATAAAATAATATTTAATAAAATTAAAAAACTTTTTCCAAAAACAATTGCTATTGAAATGGAAGCAGCAGCTATAGGACAAGTTTGTTATAAATTTAAAATTCCTTTTATAATAATAAGATCTATTTCAGATATTGCAAATGAAAAATCAAAAAAAAATTTTAATGATTTTTTATATTTTTCAGCTCAACAATCATCTTTAGTAATTACGAACATATTAAATAAATTTAATACAAAATATTTTTGATATATAATAAAAATATTAATTTTTAAAAAAAAATTATAA
- a CDS encoding HD domain-containing protein yields the protein MVAIRNIHFTLIDNFSIENWIDSLVVDKPQLKKKIISIWRYCYDKLSDQKLRYILLLRSIEIIEILLILNMDFVSFQTAMLLQLVVVKKIEKQEIIDIFGISVYNLMKCVLDINIFYQVNLINYNKINFEINKTLSIVKDTRCIIIKLAERIACLREIKYAIESKKISIAKECFYFYAPLANRLGIEQLKWELEDLCFCYLYKKEYRKISKFINERRIDREKYISDFIVIVNNYITERHIKAEIYGRPKHIYSIWRKMQKKSLSFNKLFDLLAIRIIVNCLRDCYLVLDIIHSHFYHIYEQFDDYILTPKSNGYQSIHTVVFGPKDRILEIQIRTKKMHKNAKLGIAAHWKYKE from the coding sequence ATGGTTGCAATAAGAAATATACATTTTACATTAATAGATAATTTTTCAATAGAAAATTGGATTGATTCTTTAGTGGTTGATAAACCACAATTAAAAAAAAAAATAATAAGTATATGGCGTTATTGTTATGATAAATTATCAGATCAAAAACTAAGATATATATTATTATTGCGTAGTATTGAAATAATAGAAATTTTATTAATATTAAATATGGATTTTGTTAGTTTTCAAACAGCGATGTTATTACAATTAGTAGTAGTAAAAAAAATAGAAAAACAGGAAATTATCGATATTTTTGGAATATCTGTATATAATTTAATGAAATGTGTACTTGATATAAATATATTTTATCAAGTTAATTTAATTAATTATAATAAAATTAATTTTGAAATTAATAAAACATTATCAATTGTAAAAGATACACGTTGTATAATTATAAAACTTGCTGAACGTATTGCTTGTTTGCGAGAAATAAAATATGCTATCGAATCCAAGAAAATTTCAATTGCAAAAGAATGTTTTTATTTTTATGCGCCTTTAGCAAATCGTTTAGGTATAGAACAATTAAAATGGGAATTAGAAGATCTTTGTTTTTGTTATTTATATAAAAAAGAATATAGAAAAATTTCTAAATTTATAAACGAACGTCGAATTGATCGTGAAAAATATATTAGTGATTTTATTGTGATAGTTAATAATTATATAACTGAAAGACATATTAAAGCTGAAATTTATGGAAGACCAAAACATATTTATAGTATATGGCGAAAAATGCAAAAAAAATCGTTAAGTTTTAATAAATTATTTGATTTACTTGCTATTCGCATTATTGTTAATTGTTTAAGAGATTGTTATCTAGTATTGGATATTATCCATTCACATTTTTATCATATATATGAACAATTTGATGATTATATTTTAACTCCAAAATCAAATGGTTATCAATCAATTCATACTGTTGTTTTTGGTCCAAAAGATAGAATTCTAGAAATTCAAATTCGTACTAAAAAAATGCATAAAAATGCTAAATTAGGAATTGCTGCTCATTGGAAATATAAAGAATAA
- a CDS encoding CTP synthase — protein MKTNYIFVTGGVVSSLGKGIVTASLAAILESRGLNVTIMKLDPYINVDSGTISPIQHGEVFVTEDGAETDLDLGHYERFIHTKMTRNNNLTTGRVYSEVLRKERSGYYLGSTIQVIPHITNEIKERIIYCAKNHDIILVEIGGTVGDIESLPFLEAIRQMASNVGREHALYLHLTLVPYITVTGEVKTKPTQHSVKNLLSIGIQPDILICRSDHIISKNECKKIALFCNLPEKAVIPLIDVDSIYKIPFLLKKQNLDEYICNRFKLICNQADLSDWEKVIYEETYTIGKVTIGVIGKYIELPDAYKSIIEALKHGGFKNRLNVNIKLIDSEKIELNGVHLLNDLDAILVPGGFGKRGIKGKILTVKYARENKVPYLGICLGMQVALIEFALNVLNIKNANSTEFDEQCDYPIIALITEWCSKSGDIEKRSKDCDFGGTMRVGNQLCRLIKDSLVFNMYKKEIIIERHRHRYEVNNTLISNIEKSGIKVVGRSIDNKLIEVIENSNHPWFVACQFHPEFTSTPRDSHPLFIGFIKAAKKYHSNYIK, from the coding sequence ATGAAAACTAATTATATTTTTGTAACTGGAGGTGTTGTATCATCTTTAGGTAAAGGTATAGTCACTGCGTCTTTAGCTGCAATACTTGAATCACGTGGACTTAATGTTACTATAATGAAATTAGATCCATATATTAATGTAGATTCTGGAACAATAAGCCCAATTCAACACGGAGAAGTTTTTGTTACAGAAGATGGAGCTGAAACTGATTTGGATTTAGGACATTATGAACGTTTTATACATACGAAAATGACTCGTAACAATAATTTAACTACCGGGCGTGTTTATTCAGAAGTTTTACGTAAAGAAAGAAGTGGATATTATTTAGGATCTACAATTCAAGTAATTCCTCATATTACAAATGAAATAAAAGAACGAATTATTTATTGTGCTAAAAATCATGATATTATATTAGTTGAAATTGGTGGTACAGTTGGTGATATTGAATCTTTACCATTTCTTGAAGCAATTAGACAAATGGCATCAAATGTAGGTCGTGAACATGCATTGTATTTACATTTAACTTTAGTTCCATATATAACAGTTACTGGAGAAGTAAAAACTAAACCAACTCAACATTCTGTAAAAAATTTATTATCTATAGGAATTCAACCTGATATATTAATATGCCGTTCAGATCATATTATTTCTAAAAATGAATGTAAAAAAATTGCTTTATTTTGTAATCTTCCTGAGAAAGCTGTTATTCCTTTAATAGATGTTGATTCTATTTATAAGATCCCATTTTTATTAAAAAAACAAAATTTAGATGAATATATTTGTAATCGATTTAAACTTATTTGTAATCAAGCTGATTTATCAGATTGGGAAAAGGTTATTTATGAAGAAACATATACTATTGGTAAAGTAACAATTGGTGTAATTGGTAAATATATTGAATTACCAGATGCGTATAAATCTATAATTGAAGCTTTGAAACATGGTGGTTTTAAAAATCGTTTAAATGTAAACATAAAATTAATTGATTCAGAAAAAATTGAATTAAATGGTGTACATCTTTTAAATGATCTTGATGCAATATTAGTTCCTGGTGGTTTTGGTAAACGAGGTATAAAAGGTAAAATTTTAACAGTTAAATATGCACGTGAAAACAAAGTTCCATATTTAGGTATTTGCCTTGGGATGCAAGTTGCTTTAATTGAATTTGCTTTAAATGTTCTTAATATAAAAAATGCAAATTCAACTGAATTTGATGAGCAATGTGATTATCCAATAATTGCTTTAATTACTGAATGGTGTAGTAAAAGTGGTGATATTGAAAAACGTTCTAAAGATTGTGATTTTGGTGGTACTATGCGTGTAGGAAATCAGTTATGTCGGTTAATAAAAGATAGTTTAGTTTTTAATATGTATAAAAAAGAAATTATCATTGAACGTCATCGGCATAGATATGAAGTAAATAACACACTTATCAGTAATATTGAAAAATCAGGAATTAAAGTAGTAGGGCGTTCAATAGATAATAAATTAATTGAGGTTATTGAAAATTCTAATCATCCATGGTTTGTAGCTTGTCAGTTTCATCCTGAATTTACTTCAACGCCAAGAGATAGTCATCCATTATTTATTGGTTTTATTAAAGCAGCTAAAAAATATCACAGTAATTATATAAAATAA
- the eno gene encoding phosphopyruvate hydratase, with product MSKIIKVIGREIIDSRGNPTIEAEVHLKNGFIGLAAVPSGISIGSKEALELRNGDKIRFLGKGVLKAVKIVNNQIAHSIFGKNAEDQNYIDNILIELDGTDNKSNFGANAILAVSLANAKAAAAAKNMPLYEHISDLNGTHGKYSMPLPMINVINGGRHADNNLDIQEFMIQPVCASSIKEAIRIGSEIFQHLANVLKSKCMNTSVGDEGGYAPNLKSNIDAFIVIKEAVENAGYVLGKDITLAIDCAASELYNKKTGKYELKNEYKIFTSHEFTHYLEKLTKQYPIISIEDGLNDSDWEGFEYQTKVLGKKIQLVGDDLFVTNINNLKKGIEKGVANSILIKFNQIGTLTETLSTIKMAKKANYSVVISHRSGETEDVTIADLVVGTSSGQIKTGSMSRSDRVAKYNQLIRIEEALGKKAPFNGLKEVKNQS from the coding sequence ATGTCTAAAATTATTAAAGTTATTGGTCGTGAAATTATTGATTCTCGTGGAAATCCTACAATAGAAGCTGAAGTACATTTAAAAAATGGTTTTATTGGTTTAGCAGCTGTTCCATCTGGAATTTCAATAGGTTCTAAAGAAGCATTGGAACTACGTAATGGAGATAAAATTCGTTTTTTAGGTAAAGGTGTTTTAAAGGCTGTTAAAATTGTTAATAATCAAATTGCTCATTCTATTTTTGGTAAAAACGCTGAGGATCAAAATTATATTGATAATATATTAATTGAATTAGATGGAACAGATAATAAATCTAATTTTGGCGCAAATGCAATTTTAGCTGTTTCTTTAGCTAATGCTAAAGCAGCTGCAGCTGCAAAAAATATGCCTTTATATGAACATATTTCTGATTTGAATGGTACTCATGGTAAATATTCAATGCCGTTACCAATGATAAATGTTATAAATGGTGGTAGACATGCAGATAATAATCTTGATATACAAGAATTTATGATTCAACCAGTTTGTGCTTCAAGCATAAAAGAAGCAATTCGTATTGGTTCTGAAATTTTTCAACATTTAGCTAATGTTTTAAAATCTAAATGTATGAATACATCTGTAGGAGATGAAGGAGGATATGCTCCGAATTTAAAATCTAATATTGATGCGTTTATAGTTATAAAGGAAGCAGTTGAGAATGCAGGTTATGTTTTAGGTAAAGATATAACTTTAGCTATCGATTGTGCTGCATCTGAGTTATATAATAAAAAAACTGGTAAATATGAATTAAAAAATGAATATAAAATATTTACTTCACATGAATTTACTCATTATTTAGAAAAATTAACAAAACAATATCCAATAATTTCTATTGAAGATGGTTTAAATGATTCTGATTGGGAAGGGTTTGAATATCAAACTAAAGTTCTTGGAAAAAAAATTCAATTAGTTGGTGATGATTTATTTGTGACCAATATAAATAATTTAAAAAAAGGTATTGAAAAAGGTGTTGCTAATTCTATTTTAATAAAATTTAATCAAATAGGTACATTAACTGAGACGTTATCTACTATAAAAATGGCAAAAAAAGCTAATTATTCTGTAGTTATTTCTCATCGTTCTGGTGAAACAGAAGATGTAACAATAGCTGATTTAGTTGTAGGAACCTCATCTGGTCAAATAAAAACTGGTTCTATGAGTAGATCTGACCGCGTTGCTAAGTATAATCAACTTATACGTATTGAAGAAGCTTTAGGTAAAAAAGCTCCATTTAATGGGTTAAAAGAAGTTAAAAATCAATCATAG
- a CDS encoding SLC13 family permease: MDDSESLISSVSFSRINKRNLIILVLDIIFLMLFLKLLPFEKKVNAGISIMLFIGVLWLTEAIHVTITALCIPIFAVSFGLMNTSDALKSFANPIIFLFFGGFTLATALHIQKLDKLIANRLLLVARGRLSVAVFLLFGITAVLSMWISNVATTSMMLPLVLGILSNLDVSKERNTFIFVLLGIAYSASIGGLGTIVGSPPNAISAAAIGLDFLSWMKYGVPIMVILLPIIFFLMYIILRPNLKYRFEQKLERLKWNNKRIIAMIIFLLVIICWSISSFISNLLGGIKDLDTIIAIVSVVLITVTGVANWTQIQKNTEWGVLMLFGGGLTLNAVLISSGANKIMANWMQVTFGNSHWFIIILAVTSFIIILTEFTSNTASAALLVPIFFTVAKSLNMPVVTLTMIIGIGASCAFMLPVATPPNAIVFGSGYIKQIEMVRVGFILNIACIIVISLFAWVFWT, from the coding sequence ATGGACGATTCTGAATCCTTAATATCATCAGTTAGTTTTTCTCGTATAAATAAGCGAAATTTAATTATTTTAGTATTAGATATTATATTTTTGATGTTATTTTTAAAGTTGTTACCTTTTGAAAAAAAGGTAAATGCAGGTATTTCTATAATGCTTTTTATTGGTGTACTTTGGTTAACAGAGGCTATTCATGTTACAATAACTGCTTTATGTATTCCAATTTTTGCTGTTAGTTTTGGATTAATGAATACAAGTGATGCATTAAAATCATTTGCAAATCCTATTATTTTTTTATTTTTTGGTGGTTTTACATTAGCTACTGCTTTACATATTCAAAAATTAGATAAATTAATAGCTAATCGTTTACTATTGGTTGCACGTGGACGATTATCTGTTGCTGTATTTTTATTATTTGGTATAACAGCAGTACTTTCAATGTGGATTAGTAATGTTGCTACTACTTCAATGATGCTTCCATTAGTACTTGGTATTTTATCAAATCTTGATGTTAGTAAAGAACGAAATACATTTATATTTGTTTTATTAGGTATTGCATATAGTGCAAGTATTGGTGGTTTAGGAACTATAGTTGGGAGTCCACCAAATGCTATTTCTGCTGCAGCAATAGGTTTAGATTTTTTATCATGGATGAAATATGGTGTTCCTATAATGGTAATTTTATTACCTATAATATTTTTTTTAATGTATATTATATTACGTCCAAATTTAAAATATCGTTTTGAGCAAAAATTAGAACGATTAAAATGGAATAACAAACGTATTATTGCAATGATAATTTTTTTGTTGGTTATAATATGTTGGAGTATTAGTAGTTTTATTAGTAATTTATTAGGTGGTATAAAAGATTTAGATACTATTATAGCAATTGTTTCAGTTGTTTTAATTACTGTTACAGGTGTTGCTAATTGGACACAAATTCAAAAAAACACAGAATGGGGTGTTTTAATGTTGTTTGGTGGAGGCTTAACATTAAACGCAGTTTTAATATCTTCTGGCGCAAATAAAATTATGGCTAATTGGATGCAAGTAACGTTTGGTAATAGTCATTGGTTTATAATTATTTTAGCAGTTACTTCTTTTATTATTATTTTAACAGAATTTACAAGTAATACAGCTAGTGCTGCTTTACTTGTACCAATTTTTTTTACTGTTGCTAAGTCATTGAATATGCCAGTTGTAACTTTAACAATGATTATTGGTATTGGAGCTTCTTGTGCTTTTATGCTTCCTGTTGCTACACCTCCAAATGCAATAGTTTTTGGTTCTGGTTATATAAAACAAATAGAAATGGTTCGTGTTGGTTTTATATTAAATATAGCATGTATTATTGTTATTTCTTTATTTGCTTGGGTTTTTTGGACATAA
- the dnaX gene encoding DNA polymerase III subunit gamma/tau — translation MNYQVLALKWRPKNFKEIVGQEHVSSAIINAFEQMRFHNGYIFSGMRGVGKTTISRIFVKGLNCINGITSNPCSKCINCLEIDQGSFADFIEVDAASRTKIEDIRELLENVQYTPIKGRFKIYLIDEIHMLSRHSFNALLKTLEEPPKHVKFLFATTEPQKVPLTILSRCLKFNLKSLSIKQISNKIKLILNNENIEYDKNAIQLIASSADGSMRDALSFTDQAIILGQKKITYSIVTEMFGTINDDYSIIIIEALFRSDSFVIMEQIEQVYSRGFDLDNLLLKILSQLHYISIMKLSSFDENDNLSTEWRLKQIAKNVLLEDLQLFYQILLLGRKELIYAPDVKIGIEMIFLRALNFFSKKSIKKN, via the coding sequence ATGAATTATCAAGTACTTGCATTAAAATGGCGTCCTAAAAATTTTAAAGAAATAGTAGGCCAAGAACATGTATCTAGTGCAATTATTAATGCATTTGAACAAATGCGTTTTCATAATGGCTATATTTTTTCTGGAATGAGAGGAGTAGGAAAAACAACTATTTCTAGAATTTTTGTTAAAGGTTTAAATTGTATAAATGGTATAACATCTAATCCATGTAGTAAGTGCATAAATTGTCTTGAAATAGATCAAGGAAGCTTTGCTGATTTTATAGAAGTTGATGCAGCATCTCGTACAAAAATAGAAGATATTCGTGAATTATTAGAAAATGTGCAATACACACCAATAAAAGGACGCTTTAAAATATATCTTATTGATGAAATTCATATGTTATCACGTCATAGTTTTAATGCATTATTAAAAACTCTTGAAGAACCACCTAAGCATGTTAAATTTTTGTTTGCAACTACTGAACCACAAAAAGTACCTTTGACTATTTTATCAAGATGTTTAAAATTTAATCTTAAATCGTTAAGTATTAAACAAATAAGTAATAAAATTAAATTAATTCTTAATAATGAAAATATTGAATATGATAAAAATGCAATTCAATTGATAGCATCATCAGCAGATGGAAGTATGAGAGATGCTTTAAGTTTTACTGATCAAGCTATTATTTTAGGACAAAAAAAAATTACATATAGCATTGTAACTGAAATGTTTGGCACAATAAATGATGATTATTCAATAATAATCATTGAAGCTTTATTCCGTTCTGATAGTTTTGTTATAATGGAACAAATTGAACAAGTTTATTCACGTGGATTTGATTTAGATAATTTGTTACTTAAAATATTATCTCAATTACATTATATTTCTATAATGAAATTATCATCTTTTGATGAAAATGATAATTTATCTACTGAATGGAGATTAAAACAAATAGCAAAAAATGTTTTATTAGAAGATTTACAATTATTTTATCAAATATTATTATTAGGAAGAAAAGAATTAATTTATGCTCCTGATGTAAAAATTGGTATTGAAATGATATTTTTACGTGCTTTAAATTTTTTTTCTAAAAAAAGTATTAAAAAAAATTAA